Proteins encoded in a region of the Thermocaproicibacter melissae genome:
- the recJ gene encoding single-stranded-DNA-specific exonuclease RecJ: MSIKKWQVMSFDRIQATKLAAEVGVPPLLGVLLQTRGITDPGQARTMLSPGAEFSDPFLLPDMQKAVERIGRALDSFEKIAVYGDYDADGVTATAMMYSYLESCGGNVIFYIPDREAEGYGLNMDAVKALHDEGVSLILTVDNGISSVAEVEYAASLGIDTVITDHHRPKSELPKAVAVVDPWREDCTCPYRDYSGAGVAFKLLTALEGPEFGAEALLDNYADLVAIGTIGDVVPLTGENRQLVSSGLIALSNGDRPGLAALLELCGMDQRPLTAMDVAYTIVPRINATGRMGAADRAVRLLTADSMEDAENLAAEICSENASRRKIEDEVLQEAMNCFRENPSLLYDRVLVVWGENWHHGVIGIVAAKITERFGKPCIVLSCNGKDAKGSGRSVEGFSLFDAVCSCDDLLTKYGGHPMAAGMSLPVSNLEEFRKRINQYAASLPGPMPVPLLRIDCVLKPEKLSVDIPQSLQMLEPFGTGNPFPLFGLFGVVITDITPVGGGKHLRLTVKKGNTSVSCMKFGVTLEQFAFRVGDTVDLAVVLKARPYGGHLTLSVIVRDIRLAGMDEEALISGRALYEKALRGELLSPEETAELLPTREVFSTVYRALRDNGGFCGEPEYFFSRLSGAGGFAAFLTALAVFQDCGLIEEDRESNTYRVRVMRTSGKVNLEESPLLVSLHSAGKAGEQ; this comes from the coding sequence TTGAGCATCAAAAAATGGCAGGTCATGTCGTTTGACCGCATTCAAGCGACGAAGCTGGCAGCAGAGGTCGGTGTACCTCCGTTGCTCGGAGTGCTTTTGCAGACTCGCGGCATTACAGACCCCGGGCAGGCGCGGACAATGCTCTCGCCCGGGGCCGAGTTTTCTGACCCCTTTTTGTTGCCGGATATGCAGAAAGCCGTTGAACGCATCGGCCGCGCTCTGGACAGCTTTGAGAAGATAGCCGTTTACGGAGACTATGACGCAGATGGCGTCACAGCCACCGCTATGATGTACTCTTACTTGGAATCCTGCGGCGGCAATGTGATTTTTTATATTCCGGATCGCGAGGCAGAAGGCTACGGCCTGAACATGGATGCCGTCAAAGCCCTGCATGACGAAGGCGTTTCCTTGATTCTTACGGTTGACAACGGGATTTCTTCCGTCGCTGAAGTGGAATACGCCGCAAGCCTCGGCATCGACACAGTTATCACCGACCATCACAGGCCGAAAAGTGAACTGCCGAAGGCCGTCGCTGTGGTTGACCCATGGCGAGAAGATTGTACCTGCCCTTACCGGGATTATTCCGGTGCGGGCGTTGCTTTTAAGCTGCTGACGGCTCTGGAAGGTCCGGAATTTGGAGCGGAAGCCCTGCTCGATAATTACGCCGACCTTGTCGCCATCGGTACCATCGGCGATGTGGTGCCGCTTACCGGCGAGAACCGCCAGCTTGTCAGCTCCGGACTCATCGCGCTTTCCAATGGAGACCGCCCTGGCCTTGCGGCTTTGCTGGAGCTTTGCGGAATGGACCAGCGTCCGCTCACAGCCATGGATGTTGCGTATACCATTGTTCCGAGAATCAATGCCACAGGGCGCATGGGAGCTGCAGATCGCGCCGTCAGGCTGCTTACGGCAGACTCGATGGAAGATGCGGAAAATTTGGCAGCCGAGATCTGTTCGGAAAACGCCTCACGCCGCAAAATCGAGGACGAGGTCCTGCAGGAAGCGATGAACTGCTTCCGCGAGAATCCGTCGCTGCTGTATGACCGGGTTCTAGTCGTGTGGGGAGAAAACTGGCACCACGGCGTCATCGGCATTGTCGCGGCCAAAATTACCGAGCGTTTCGGCAAGCCATGTATCGTCCTTTCTTGTAACGGGAAAGATGCGAAGGGGTCGGGCCGCAGTGTCGAGGGATTTTCCTTGTTCGATGCGGTATGCTCCTGCGATGACCTGCTCACGAAATACGGCGGGCATCCCATGGCGGCAGGAATGTCCCTGCCCGTTTCCAACCTTGAAGAATTCCGGAAAAGAATCAACCAATATGCAGCTTCGCTGCCCGGGCCTATGCCCGTTCCGCTTTTGCGGATTGACTGCGTTTTGAAACCGGAGAAACTTTCTGTTGATATACCGCAAAGCCTGCAAATGCTGGAACCGTTCGGAACAGGCAATCCGTTCCCGCTGTTTGGGCTTTTCGGCGTCGTCATAACGGACATTACGCCCGTCGGTGGAGGAAAACATCTGCGTTTAACGGTAAAAAAAGGCAACACATCCGTTTCCTGCATGAAATTCGGCGTAACACTGGAACAGTTCGCTTTTCGTGTGGGGGATACCGTCGACCTTGCTGTGGTTTTGAAAGCAAGACCGTACGGAGGACATTTGACTCTTTCGGTCATTGTACGGGATATCCGATTAGCCGGAATGGACGAGGAAGCGCTTATCTCCGGCCGCGCCCTGTATGAGAAAGCTCTGCGGGGAGAACTGCTTTCCCCTGAGGAAACGGCAGAACTTCTCCCAACACGTGAGGTGTTTTCAACGGTTTACCGTGCACTGCGGGATAACGGCGGCTTTTGCGGAGAACCGGAGTATTTCTTCAGCCGCCTTTCCGGCGCGGGCGGATTTGCCGCATTTCTAACTGCGCTTGCCGTTTTTCAAGATTGCGGGCTGATTGAGGAAGACCGAGAATCCAATACATACCGGGTCAGGGTTATGCGGACAAGCGGAAAAGTGAATCTTGAGGAATCCCCGCTTTTGGTATCGCTCCATTCCGCGGGGAAAGCAGGTGAACAGTAA
- the ligA gene encoding NAD-dependent DNA ligase LigA: protein MNLQEAEKLIAELSEQIRYHNKKYYDEDAPEIDDAEYDALYRRLENLEAEFPELVKPDSPTQTVGGHALAKFSPVTHTVPMESLHDSFSEQELIDFDRRVRAVVQDPVYIVEPKFDGLSVSIEYRDGVLVRGSTRGDGTVGEDITENIRTIRTVPKKLKEPIPFLEVRGEVYMSHKVFFELSAMQELNGEKTFKNPRNAAAGSLRQKDAKITASRKLDIFVFNVQQINGVELSEHDEALKFLKNLGFTVPPFFTRCNTIEEVIAEVRRIGEMRGSLDYSIDGAVVKVNSFAQRRMLGSTAKFPRWAEAFKYPPEEKQTKLLNIEVNVGRTGVLTPTGVFEPVMLAGTTVSRATLHNQDFISEKDIRIGDTVVLRKAGEIIPEVVSVVSHAPDSVPFVLPNTCPSCGAPVVREPGEAATRCTNPECPAQLLRHLIHFCSRDAMDIDGFGPAVLEQLVSSGLIASPADLYTLTEEQLISMERMGKKSAENRLNAVEKSKQNDLYRLVYALGIPHIGLKAAKLLAARFGSIDEIFRASEEEIATIDGFGEIMARSVRQFFDLPNTAHLIGRLRDAGVNLTAMSQGAKDLRFAGKTFVLTGTLPTMTRSQATEIIEKFGGKVSGSVSKKTDYVLAGENAGSKLTKANQLGITVITEEDFEKMIQ, encoded by the coding sequence ATGAATTTACAGGAAGCGGAAAAATTAATTGCGGAACTTTCTGAGCAGATCCGTTATCACAACAAAAAATATTACGACGAAGACGCGCCGGAAATCGACGACGCAGAGTACGATGCGCTGTATCGCCGCCTTGAAAATCTGGAAGCGGAGTTTCCGGAACTTGTAAAGCCGGATTCTCCTACACAGACAGTTGGCGGCCATGCGCTCGCAAAATTCTCACCGGTAACGCATACGGTGCCGATGGAGAGTCTGCACGATTCCTTCTCGGAGCAGGAACTCATTGATTTTGACCGCCGTGTGCGTGCCGTGGTGCAAGACCCCGTCTATATTGTGGAACCGAAGTTTGACGGGCTTTCCGTTTCTATTGAGTACCGTGATGGCGTTCTGGTGCGCGGTTCCACGCGCGGCGACGGAACAGTCGGCGAGGATATTACCGAAAATATCCGTACCATTCGCACAGTGCCGAAAAAGCTCAAAGAGCCGATTCCGTTCCTTGAGGTGCGCGGCGAAGTCTATATGTCCCACAAGGTCTTTTTCGAGCTTTCCGCCATGCAGGAACTAAACGGTGAGAAAACCTTCAAGAACCCCCGCAACGCGGCGGCCGGCTCCCTGCGGCAAAAGGATGCGAAAATCACGGCTTCTCGCAAGCTGGATATCTTCGTTTTCAACGTGCAGCAGATCAACGGCGTGGAACTTTCCGAGCATGACGAAGCGCTGAAATTTCTGAAAAACCTCGGCTTCACCGTTCCGCCGTTCTTCACAAGGTGCAATACCATCGAAGAAGTCATCGCCGAGGTTCGCCGCATCGGCGAGATGCGCGGTTCTCTCGATTATTCCATTGACGGTGCTGTCGTCAAGGTGAATTCTTTCGCGCAGCGCCGGATGCTCGGCAGCACGGCGAAATTTCCGCGTTGGGCGGAAGCCTTCAAATATCCGCCGGAGGAAAAGCAGACAAAGCTGCTGAACATCGAAGTAAACGTGGGGCGCACCGGCGTCCTCACGCCGACCGGTGTTTTTGAGCCGGTTATGCTTGCGGGAACTACCGTAAGCCGCGCAACGCTTCATAACCAAGATTTCATCTCGGAAAAGGATATCCGCATCGGCGACACCGTTGTGCTCCGCAAAGCAGGGGAGATTATTCCGGAAGTGGTTTCCGTGGTTTCTCATGCACCGGATTCGGTCCCGTTTGTTCTTCCGAACACCTGCCCATCCTGCGGTGCCCCCGTCGTGAGGGAACCGGGCGAAGCCGCAACACGCTGCACCAACCCCGAGTGTCCGGCGCAACTTCTCCGCCATCTGATCCATTTCTGCTCCCGTGATGCAATGGATATTGACGGCTTTGGCCCTGCCGTTTTGGAACAGCTTGTTTCCAGCGGCCTCATCGCTTCTCCGGCCGACCTCTATACCCTTACGGAGGAACAGTTGATTTCCATGGAGCGCATGGGCAAAAAATCGGCGGAGAACCGCTTGAACGCGGTGGAAAAGTCAAAGCAGAACGACTTGTACCGCCTCGTTTATGCCTTGGGCATTCCGCACATCGGCCTCAAGGCCGCAAAGCTTCTGGCAGCGCGCTTCGGCTCCATTGATGAAATTTTCCGTGCGTCGGAAGAGGAAATCGCCACCATTGACGGGTTTGGCGAAATCATGGCGCGAAGTGTCCGCCAATTCTTTGATCTTCCGAATACGGCTCACCTCATCGGCCGCCTTCGCGACGCAGGCGTCAACCTCACGGCTATGTCGCAGGGAGCTAAAGATTTACGCTTTGCCGGAAAGACCTTCGTACTGACTGGAACGCTTCCGACTATGACGCGGTCGCAGGCGACGGAAATCATTGAGAAATTCGGCGGAAAAGTCAGCGGCAGCGTCTCGAAAAAAACGGACTATGTCCTTGCCGGCGAGAACGCAGGCAGCAAACTCACAAAGGCCAACCAGCTTGGCATAACGGTTATCACCGAGGAAGACTTTGAAAAGATGATTCAGTAA
- the yunB gene encoding sporulation protein YunB codes for MRVRRRRTARPKILLALVLAITALLIFNWQIKPVMESETENAAKVRAVSIINSTVLDEISKNPVRYENLVHITRDSENGVLSLTSDVMKMNEFKSKIVLAVQKELQDHEDSSVNIPIGTLIGSHLFHGRGPGLNLKITLAGNVKADFKSLFESAGINQTRHRIYLTVATSVYSFLPGVESTTDVSTDVLVAETVIVGDVPQVVVDSKRS; via the coding sequence ATGAGGGTACGGCGCCGCAGAACAGCACGGCCCAAGATCCTGCTTGCCCTTGTCCTAGCCATTACTGCCCTTTTGATTTTTAACTGGCAGATTAAGCCGGTCATGGAGTCGGAGACCGAAAATGCTGCGAAGGTCAGGGCCGTAAGCATCATCAACAGCACAGTGCTCGATGAAATCAGCAAAAATCCTGTTCGTTACGAGAATCTGGTACATATCACACGCGACTCGGAAAACGGGGTTCTTTCTCTTACGTCCGATGTCATGAAAATGAATGAATTTAAGTCAAAAATAGTCCTAGCCGTTCAGAAAGAACTCCAAGACCATGAGGATTCCTCCGTCAACATTCCAATCGGTACGCTGATCGGCAGTCATTTGTTCCATGGGCGGGGGCCCGGCCTTAACTTAAAAATCACGCTTGCCGGCAACGTGAAGGCGGATTTTAAGAGTTTGTTCGAGTCTGCCGGAATCAACCAGACGCGGCACAGAATTTATCTAACCGTGGCAACCAGTGTGTATTCTTTCCTTCCCGGTGTTGAAAGCACAACAGATGTGAGCACCGATGTGCTTGTTGCCGAGACTGTCATCGTGGGGGATGTACCTCAGGTAGTAGTGGACAGTAAGCGAAGTTGA
- a CDS encoding bifunctional 4-hydroxy-3-methylbut-2-enyl diphosphate reductase/30S ribosomal protein S1 — MQITVASSAGFCFGVSRAVKMVSELLDAGKKVCTLGPIIHNPQTLKEFEERGVTIAQNVAEAPQDATLVIRSHGVGQNVYDEIAKRGLSFCDATCPFVAKIHAIVKKASAEGKTVLVAGNPDHPEVQGILGHCSGPSFVFRSAAELQKITSEQENLKESPVCVVSQTTFSVAEWENCLEIIRKVYTNAVVFDTICNVTAIRQKEAAELSRACDAMIVIGGRESSNTAKLFNVCRANCNTFFVEAVDELPIEALKKAKRVGITAGASTPASIIKEVFDTMSEVNETTQTAGEAAAENTKENPAEGSFEEMLEESLKTLNTDEKVHGVVVGVTPTEVLVDVGRKQAGYIPASELSADPNVKPEDVVKVGDEMDLLIMRTNDQEGTIMLSKKRFDAAKGWEEVVAAAEDNTVLEGTVTEVVKGGVIVVRKGVRIFIPASQATASRNDPLEDLLKKQVKFRIIEVNRGRKRAVGSIRSVLRDEKKALEEKFWETAEVNKVYTGVVKSLTSYGAFVDLGGIDGMIHISELSWTRIKHPSEVVNVGDTVTVYIKALDREKGKISLGYKKEEDNPWVILKNQYPVGTVLDVKVVGLTTFGAFAQVIPGIDGLIHISQIADHRIEKPQDVLKVGDVVKAKITDIDFDRHRVSLSIRALLEEQAEKAEESENN; from the coding sequence ATGCAGATTACGGTAGCTTCCTCGGCCGGCTTTTGTTTCGGTGTGAGTCGGGCAGTCAAAATGGTTTCCGAGCTTCTTGATGCAGGCAAGAAAGTCTGCACGCTCGGCCCAATCATCCACAATCCTCAGACATTGAAGGAGTTTGAGGAGCGCGGCGTTACCATTGCACAAAATGTTGCCGAAGCTCCGCAGGATGCCACTTTGGTCATTCGTTCTCACGGAGTTGGGCAAAATGTTTATGACGAAATCGCCAAACGAGGCCTTTCCTTCTGTGACGCGACCTGCCCGTTTGTTGCGAAAATTCATGCAATCGTCAAAAAAGCTTCCGCAGAGGGTAAAACCGTCTTAGTCGCCGGAAATCCGGACCATCCGGAGGTGCAGGGAATCCTCGGGCACTGCAGCGGGCCGAGCTTTGTTTTCCGCAGCGCAGCGGAACTCCAGAAGATTACTTCCGAACAGGAGAACCTGAAAGAAAGCCCTGTTTGTGTTGTATCACAGACGACTTTTAGCGTTGCAGAGTGGGAAAATTGTTTGGAAATCATTCGAAAAGTGTATACAAATGCGGTTGTTTTTGATACAATATGTAATGTAACTGCAATTCGCCAAAAGGAAGCGGCTGAATTGTCACGCGCCTGTGACGCAATGATAGTGATAGGCGGCAGGGAAAGTTCCAACACCGCTAAGCTATTCAATGTGTGCCGCGCGAATTGCAATACTTTTTTTGTGGAAGCCGTGGACGAGCTTCCGATTGAGGCCTTGAAAAAGGCCAAGCGGGTTGGCATTACTGCTGGTGCTTCCACGCCGGCAAGCATTATAAAGGAGGTATTTGATACCATGTCAGAAGTTAATGAGACGACGCAGACGGCAGGTGAAGCTGCTGCAGAAAATACGAAGGAGAATCCGGCCGAGGGCAGTTTTGAAGAAATGCTCGAAGAATCCCTCAAGACCTTGAATACCGATGAAAAGGTCCACGGTGTTGTTGTTGGTGTCACACCGACCGAAGTCCTTGTGGATGTCGGAAGAAAACAGGCCGGTTACATCCCTGCGTCTGAACTTTCGGCTGATCCGAACGTAAAGCCGGAGGATGTCGTCAAAGTCGGAGATGAGATGGACCTCCTTATCATGCGTACCAACGACCAGGAAGGAACAATCATGCTTTCCAAGAAGCGTTTTGACGCTGCTAAGGGTTGGGAAGAAGTTGTTGCTGCTGCTGAAGATAACACGGTTCTCGAGGGAACAGTTACCGAAGTTGTCAAGGGCGGCGTAATCGTCGTTAGAAAGGGCGTGCGCATTTTTATCCCTGCTTCGCAGGCTACCGCATCCCGCAACGATCCATTGGAAGATCTCCTGAAGAAGCAGGTTAAGTTCCGCATCATTGAGGTCAACCGCGGCCGCAAGCGTGCAGTTGGTTCCATCCGTTCCGTTCTACGCGATGAGAAAAAGGCATTGGAAGAGAAGTTCTGGGAGACCGCGGAAGTGAATAAGGTTTACACCGGCGTTGTCAAGTCCCTGACCTCTTACGGCGCATTCGTAGACCTTGGCGGCATTGACGGTATGATTCACATTTCCGAACTGTCTTGGACGAGAATTAAGCATCCTTCCGAAGTCGTCAACGTGGGAGACACCGTTACGGTTTATATCAAAGCGCTTGACCGCGAGAAGGGCAAGATTTCTCTCGGCTACAAGAAAGAAGAAGATAACCCGTGGGTGATTCTGAAGAATCAGTACCCGGTAGGAACCGTTCTGGATGTTAAAGTTGTCGGCCTGACCACCTTCGGCGCATTCGCTCAGGTTATTCCGGGCATTGACGGTCTCATTCATATTTCCCAGATTGCGGATCACCGCATTGAAAAACCGCAGGATGTTCTCAAAGTCGGCGATGTGGTGAAAGCGAAGATTACGGATATTGATTTCGACAGACACCGCGTAAGTCTTTCCATCCGCGCACTTTTGGAAGAACAGGCAGAAAAAGCCGAAGAATCCGAAAATAACTGA
- a CDS encoding lysophospholipid acyltransferase family protein: MTSWLYQFARHGLKWFFCTLMPFRAHNSERMPQSGGVILCSNHLSNTDPIRIAYSQKRQINFMAKAELFRFRPVGAIIRALGAFPVERGKGDKNAINSAYEILRRGDVLGIFIEGTRSKDGNLLPPKSGAVLIAHNCNVPILPCCITAKDGGLPKLFRRCIVSYGELIQPEELNIKNGTPSELRAASKLVMERIATLREESLKEFSSGK; this comes from the coding sequence ATGACAAGCTGGCTTTATCAATTTGCGCGTCACGGCCTCAAGTGGTTCTTTTGTACCTTAATGCCTTTTCGTGCCCACAACAGTGAGCGTATGCCCCAGAGCGGCGGGGTTATTCTTTGCAGCAACCACCTGAGCAATACGGACCCGATTCGCATCGCATATTCTCAGAAGCGACAAATCAACTTTATGGCGAAGGCGGAACTGTTTCGGTTCCGTCCTGTTGGGGCGATTATTCGGGCGCTCGGTGCTTTCCCTGTCGAACGCGGGAAAGGCGACAAGAACGCCATCAACTCTGCGTACGAGATTCTGCGGCGCGGAGATGTTCTCGGCATTTTTATTGAGGGAACCCGTTCAAAAGACGGAAATCTTCTCCCTCCGAAATCCGGAGCCGTGCTGATTGCACACAACTGCAATGTTCCCATTTTGCCTTGCTGCATCACTGCAAAGGACGGCGGGTTGCCGAAACTCTTTCGGCGGTGCATCGTTTCCTACGGCGAATTGATTCAACCGGAAGAACTAAATATCAAGAATGGTACTCCGAGCGAACTTCGCGCTGCGAGCAAACTTGTCATGGAACGAATTGCGACTTTGCGCGAAGAAAGCCTCAAAGAGTTTTCTTCCGGCAAATGA
- the cmk gene encoding (d)CMP kinase, translating into MTAVAIDGPAGAGKSSVARKTAEKLGFLYVDTGALYRAIGLYMLQNGVDPGDADTVIPLLKKITVSLKYCGGEQRVFLCGNDVSDKIRTDDVSLAASRVSAIPEVRSFLLSLQRDIAKENNVLMDGRDIGTVVLPDAQVKVFLTASTEERAKRRYFQLLHSGIKADYDEVLEDLKQRDYNDTHRAIAPLKPAPDAVVMDTTGQTLEQSVELLIRLIQEKTSANIT; encoded by the coding sequence ATGACCGCAGTTGCAATTGACGGCCCTGCAGGAGCAGGAAAAAGTTCAGTCGCCCGCAAAACGGCTGAGAAACTCGGATTTTTGTATGTAGACACTGGTGCGCTGTATCGGGCAATCGGGCTTTATATGCTGCAAAATGGCGTTGACCCGGGGGATGCCGACACGGTAATTCCGCTTTTAAAAAAAATTACGGTTTCTTTGAAATACTGCGGCGGGGAACAGCGGGTGTTTCTCTGCGGAAACGATGTGTCGGACAAGATCCGCACGGACGATGTTTCGCTGGCAGCCTCGCGCGTTTCTGCCATTCCGGAGGTGCGCAGTTTCCTTTTGTCTTTGCAGCGGGATATCGCAAAGGAAAACAACGTCCTGATGGATGGGCGAGACATCGGCACGGTCGTTTTGCCGGATGCGCAGGTCAAGGTGTTTCTCACTGCTTCCACGGAGGAACGTGCAAAGCGCCGCTATTTTCAGTTGCTTCACAGCGGAATCAAAGCTGACTATGACGAAGTTCTGGAAGATTTAAAACAGCGCGATTATAACGACACACACCGCGCTATCGCTCCGCTCAAGCCTGCCCCCGACGCGGTTGTGATGGATACGACCGGGCAGACGCTTGAACAATCCGTTGAACTGTTGATTCGCTTGATTCAGGAAAAAACCTCCGCAAATATTACTTAA
- a CDS encoding NAD(P)/FAD-dependent oxidoreductase, whose product MNCDALVIGGGPAGMMAAGTAARNGLSVWLLEKNAVLGKKLRITGKGRCNVTNACDVRTVVESTPTNGRFLYGAVSQFSPSDTAAFFESLGVPLKVERGNRVFPVSDKAADIAEALIGFVRSAGVKILRGEAKKLLVEDGRVRGVELKDGKIITAANVAVCCGGASYPGTGSTGDGYLLAKQAGHPVTPLRPSLVPLTAQAEDAQDCRDMMGLSLKNIAIRVTDTKTKKVVYEDFGEMLFTHFGLSGPVILSASAHMRNMEPGRYRVSIDLKPALTPEKLDARLLRDFEKNRNRDFSNSLSELLPHKFIPVAVRRSGIPPETKCHSLTREMRRSFASLLKNFEIGIEGFRPIAEAIVTSGGVEVGLVDPKTMESKLVHGLYFAGEVLDVDAYTGGFNLQIAFSTGRLAGNSMRREEVEAKG is encoded by the coding sequence GTGAACTGTGATGCACTGGTTATCGGAGGGGGACCGGCCGGCATGATGGCTGCCGGAACAGCAGCACGGAACGGTCTCTCGGTTTGGCTGTTGGAAAAAAATGCAGTTCTTGGCAAAAAACTGCGCATTACCGGCAAGGGGCGCTGCAACGTTACGAACGCCTGTGACGTGCGTACGGTTGTGGAATCCACCCCCACAAACGGCCGCTTCCTTTACGGAGCGGTTTCGCAGTTTTCTCCATCCGATACTGCGGCGTTTTTCGAGTCTCTCGGTGTTCCGCTGAAGGTTGAGCGTGGGAATCGGGTTTTCCCTGTTTCCGATAAAGCGGCCGATATCGCCGAAGCATTGATTGGCTTTGTCCGCAGTGCCGGCGTTAAGATTCTCCGCGGCGAAGCAAAAAAGCTTCTGGTCGAAGACGGCCGTGTCCGCGGCGTTGAATTGAAAGACGGCAAAATTATCACGGCTGCGAATGTGGCAGTCTGCTGCGGCGGAGCATCATATCCCGGGACGGGTTCAACCGGCGACGGCTATCTTCTGGCAAAGCAGGCAGGCCACCCGGTGACGCCGCTGCGGCCTTCGCTTGTGCCTCTTACCGCGCAGGCGGAAGACGCGCAGGATTGCCGCGACATGATGGGACTCTCTTTGAAGAATATCGCCATCCGTGTTACCGACACAAAGACGAAGAAAGTTGTTTATGAAGATTTCGGGGAAATGCTGTTTACGCATTTCGGGCTTTCCGGCCCTGTGATTCTCAGCGCCAGCGCCCATATGCGCAACATGGAACCGGGGCGCTACCGCGTTTCCATTGACCTAAAGCCTGCGCTCACGCCGGAAAAGCTCGATGCTCGGCTTCTGCGTGACTTTGAAAAAAACCGCAATCGGGATTTTTCAAATTCGCTGTCGGAGCTGCTGCCGCATAAATTCATCCCGGTGGCTGTCCGCCGTTCGGGAATCCCGCCGGAAACGAAGTGCCACTCCCTGACCCGTGAGATGCGGCGTTCCTTTGCGTCCCTCCTCAAAAATTTTGAAATCGGCATCGAGGGCTTCCGCCCGATTGCCGAGGCGATTGTGACATCCGGCGGCGTCGAGGTCGGCTTAGTCGACCCTAAGACGATGGAGTCGAAACTTGTTCATGGCCTGTACTTCGCTGGAGAAGTTCTTGACGTGGACGCTTACACTGGGGGATTCAACTTGCAGATTGCCTTCAGTACCGGAAGACTCGCGGGAAATTCCATGCGTCGTGAAGAAGTAGAAGCGAAAGGATAG
- a CDS encoding MurR/RpiR family transcriptional regulator, translating to MDNLLEARIQRKAMEFSKGQKKIAAYIRENYDKVAFMTASKLGATVGVSESTVVRFATEIGYDGYPQLQQAIQEMIRNKLTMEQRMNVTAARIGDSDVLDYVFNQDIDVIRRTMEETSHEDFYRAVDAITASRKIYILAARSALALGTFLFNYLNMLFENVLLVQSTSEGEIFEQMIHLNENDTVIGISFPRYSRKVAHAMEFAHKQGAKVVAITDSNVSPIAENADFTLLAHSDIASIVDSLCAPLSLINALIVMITIKKSGEVKQTFQKLEDIWDEYGVYEKVEDAGK from the coding sequence ATGGATAATTTACTGGAAGCCAGAATTCAACGGAAAGCCATGGAGTTTTCCAAAGGACAGAAAAAAATCGCAGCCTATATCAGAGAGAACTATGACAAGGTCGCATTTATGACGGCGTCGAAACTCGGTGCAACGGTCGGCGTCAGCGAGTCGACTGTGGTACGCTTTGCAACGGAGATCGGGTATGACGGTTACCCGCAGCTTCAGCAAGCCATACAGGAGATGATCCGCAACAAACTGACGATGGAGCAGCGCATGAACGTTACGGCTGCCCGCATCGGGGATTCCGACGTCCTTGATTATGTGTTCAATCAGGATATCGACGTAATCCGTCGAACAATGGAAGAAACGTCCCATGAGGATTTTTACCGTGCAGTGGACGCCATCACGGCATCCCGCAAGATTTATATTCTCGCGGCACGCAGTGCCCTTGCACTCGGTACGTTCTTGTTCAACTACCTGAATATGCTGTTTGAAAATGTCCTTTTGGTGCAGTCGACAAGCGAGGGCGAAATCTTTGAGCAGATGATTCATCTGAATGAGAACGACACGGTCATCGGCATCAGTTTCCCTCGCTATTCGAGAAAAGTTGCCCACGCCATGGAGTTTGCGCACAAACAAGGGGCAAAGGTTGTCGCCATTACGGACTCCAACGTGTCCCCAATTGCCGAGAATGCAGACTTTACACTGCTTGCCCACAGCGACATCGCGTCCATCGTGGATTCGCTCTGCGCACCGCTTAGCCTCATCAATGCGCTGATTGTCATGATTACCATTAAAAAATCCGGTGAGGTCAAGCAGACTTTCCAGAAGCTTGAAGATATTTGGGACGAGTATGGCGTGTATGAGAAGGTAGAGGATGCCGGAAAGTGA
- a CDS encoding J domain-containing protein, with protein MSDPYKILGVSPTASDEEIKNAYRTLAKKYHPDNYANSPLADLASEKMKEINEAYDQIINERKNKQAGGYAGTASGSYSTSYYASSSEYQDVRNLIIAGRIADAEQILDGVPTDRRSAEWYFLKGSVLYRRGWLNEAYQDLVRACQMDPSNAEYRAALNQLNSQRSGMYGGYNPNVPTTGNCTGCDVCASLCIADACCDCLGDAGSCC; from the coding sequence ATGTCAGACCCTTATAAAATCCTCGGTGTTTCTCCGACAGCGTCGGACGAAGAGATCAAAAATGCATACCGCACTCTTGCGAAGAAATACCATCCGGATAACTATGCGAACAGTCCTCTCGCAGACCTGGCCAGTGAGAAAATGAAGGAAATCAACGAAGCTTACGACCAGATAATCAACGAGCGGAAGAATAAACAAGCGGGCGGCTACGCAGGTACGGCTTCCGGCAGTTATTCCACATCTTATTACGCTTCCAGCTCGGAATATCAGGATGTGAGAAACCTGATTATAGCTGGCCGTATTGCAGACGCGGAGCAGATTCTCGACGGAGTCCCAACCGACCGCCGCAGCGCGGAGTGGTATTTTCTCAAAGGCTCCGTGCTTTACAGACGTGGCTGGCTGAATGAGGCTTATCAAGACCTTGTGAGAGCCTGCCAGATGGATCCGTCCAACGCGGAATACCGTGCGGCGCTGAACCAGCTCAACAGTCAGCGTAGCGGAATGTACGGCGGCTATAACCCGAATGTTCCCACTACCGGAAATTGCACCGGATGCGATGTTTGCGCCTCGCTCTGCATTGCAGATGCCTGCTGCGACTGCTTGGGCGACGCTGGGTCCTGCTGCTGA